Proteins co-encoded in one Populus trichocarpa isolate Nisqually-1 chromosome 10, P.trichocarpa_v4.1, whole genome shotgun sequence genomic window:
- the LOC7481597 gene encoding uncharacterized protein LOC7481597 isoform X2, producing the protein MAFSSQQLLFSSQFSLPCPRTPPNRNLKAIPRAALREWKEYEDAVKRKDLARALRFLKSKETQTNNDSLADSVNGSFSNDSATRSGLGDLGLFDVLERDWEVLDTCLNADDMRLVSSAYGFLKNRGFLPSFGKFSNIVTKLSPKKWGATGISSLVFIAFTGGANFLVDRGIDIRVNLAAILGLAFLDSIFLGGACLAQISSYWPPNKRRILVHEAGHLLVAYLMGCPVRGVILDPMVAMQMGTQGQAGTQFWDEKLSNELAEGKLSGTSFDRYCMVLFAGIAAEALVYGEAEGGENDENLFRSTCVLLQPPLSVAQMSNQARWSVLQSFNLLKWHRDAHRAAVKALESGGSLSVVIRRIEEAMSSG; encoded by the exons ATGGCTTTCTCGTCCCAACAACTATTATTTTCTAGCCAATTTTCCCTTCCTTGCCCCCGAACACCACCAAATAGAAATCTCAAAGCCATCCCAAGAGCAGCTCTAAGAGAATGGAAAGAGTACGAGGATGCTGTGAAAAGAAAAGACCTTGCCAGAGCTCTtaggttcttgaaatccaaagaaACTCAGACAAACAATGATAGTTTAGCTGATTCAGTTAACGGGTCTTTCTCAAATGACTCAGCGACTCGGTCTGGACTCGGTGACCTGGGTTTGTTTGATGTGTTAGAGAGGGATTGGGAGGTTTTGGACACTTGTTTGAATGCTGATGATATGAGACTCGTTTCCAGTGCGTACGGGTTCCTCAAGAACAGGGGGTTCTTGCCCAGTTTTGGAAAATTTAGCAACATTG TGACAAAACTTTCACCAAAGAAGTGGGGTGCAACTGGGATCTCAAGCCTTGTGTTCATTGCGTTTACTGGAGGAGCAAACTTTCTTGTTGACCGAGGGATTGATATCAGAGTTAACCTCGCGGCTATCTTAGGATTGGCCTTTTTAGACTCTATCTTCCTTGGCGGAGCTTGTTTAGCTCAAATCTCAAGCTACTGGCCCCCGAATAAGCGTCGAATCTTAGTTCACGAAGCAGGTCATCTTTTGGTAG CATATCTTATGGGTTGTCCGGTTCGAGGTGTAATTTTAGACCCCATGGTTGCAATGCAAATGGGCACTCAAGGGCAG GCAGGAACTCAGTTTTGGGATGAAAAGCTGAGTAATGAGCTTGCTGAAGGGAAACTCAGTGGCACTTCGTTTGACAG GTACTGCATGGTGCTTTTTGCTGGCATTGCAGCTGAAGCTCTGGTTTACGGCGAGGCAGAGGGtggagaaaatgatgaaaacctATTTAGGAGTACCTGTGTTCTTCTGCAACCCCCATTATCTGTAGCCCAG ATGTCAAATCAAGCAAGGTGGTCTGTTCtacaatcttttaatttgttaaaatggCATAGGGATGCTCATCGAGCTGCTGTTAAAGCATTAGAAAGTGGTGGCAGTCTAAGTGTTGTAATTAGGAGGATTGAGGAAGCTATGTCTTCCGGTTGA
- the LOC7481597 gene encoding uncharacterized protein LOC7481597 isoform X1 yields the protein MAFSSQQLLFSSQFSLPCPRTPPNRNLKAIPRAALREWKEYEDAVKRKDLARALRFLKSKETQTNNDSLADSVNGSFSNDSATRSGLGDLGLFDVLERDWEVLDTCLNADDMRLVSSAYGFLKNRGFLPSFGKFSNIVLEGPREVTPILLQSSTGLEVTKLSPKKWGATGISSLVFIAFTGGANFLVDRGIDIRVNLAAILGLAFLDSIFLGGACLAQISSYWPPNKRRILVHEAGHLLVAYLMGCPVRGVILDPMVAMQMGTQGQAGTQFWDEKLSNELAEGKLSGTSFDRYCMVLFAGIAAEALVYGEAEGGENDENLFRSTCVLLQPPLSVAQMSNQARWSVLQSFNLLKWHRDAHRAAVKALESGGSLSVVIRRIEEAMSSG from the exons ATGGCTTTCTCGTCCCAACAACTATTATTTTCTAGCCAATTTTCCCTTCCTTGCCCCCGAACACCACCAAATAGAAATCTCAAAGCCATCCCAAGAGCAGCTCTAAGAGAATGGAAAGAGTACGAGGATGCTGTGAAAAGAAAAGACCTTGCCAGAGCTCTtaggttcttgaaatccaaagaaACTCAGACAAACAATGATAGTTTAGCTGATTCAGTTAACGGGTCTTTCTCAAATGACTCAGCGACTCGGTCTGGACTCGGTGACCTGGGTTTGTTTGATGTGTTAGAGAGGGATTGGGAGGTTTTGGACACTTGTTTGAATGCTGATGATATGAGACTCGTTTCCAGTGCGTACGGGTTCCTCAAGAACAGGGGGTTCTTGCCCAGTTTTGGAAAATTTAGCAACATTG TTTTGGAAGGACCTAGGGAAGTTACACCAATCTTGTTGCAGTCTTCTACTGGTCTAGAAG TGACAAAACTTTCACCAAAGAAGTGGGGTGCAACTGGGATCTCAAGCCTTGTGTTCATTGCGTTTACTGGAGGAGCAAACTTTCTTGTTGACCGAGGGATTGATATCAGAGTTAACCTCGCGGCTATCTTAGGATTGGCCTTTTTAGACTCTATCTTCCTTGGCGGAGCTTGTTTAGCTCAAATCTCAAGCTACTGGCCCCCGAATAAGCGTCGAATCTTAGTTCACGAAGCAGGTCATCTTTTGGTAG CATATCTTATGGGTTGTCCGGTTCGAGGTGTAATTTTAGACCCCATGGTTGCAATGCAAATGGGCACTCAAGGGCAG GCAGGAACTCAGTTTTGGGATGAAAAGCTGAGTAATGAGCTTGCTGAAGGGAAACTCAGTGGCACTTCGTTTGACAG GTACTGCATGGTGCTTTTTGCTGGCATTGCAGCTGAAGCTCTGGTTTACGGCGAGGCAGAGGGtggagaaaatgatgaaaacctATTTAGGAGTACCTGTGTTCTTCTGCAACCCCCATTATCTGTAGCCCAG ATGTCAAATCAAGCAAGGTGGTCTGTTCtacaatcttttaatttgttaaaatggCATAGGGATGCTCATCGAGCTGCTGTTAAAGCATTAGAAAGTGGTGGCAGTCTAAGTGTTGTAATTAGGAGGATTGAGGAAGCTATGTCTTCCGGTTGA